From a region of the Daphnia pulicaria isolate SC F1-1A chromosome 1, SC_F0-13Bv2, whole genome shotgun sequence genome:
- the LOC124349526 gene encoding uncharacterized protein LOC124349526: MDEEIIELSSDDDVRVQQIAENPNMDNIKKMDTEIKKKITEKRRILTSNSIRVPLQIMAEEAVNAYNSSHPDSPPISITQELLRTLSTKFWDKESQAQSSSKAIHEMERVNIDSLTVPHVESILKLSAEKGKLMELEREKFANSSNAASSQQRGKKEN; the protein is encoded by the exons atgg ATGAAGAAATAATCGAATTATCCAGTGACGATGACGTTCGCGTTCAACAGATTGCTG aAAATCCCAACATGGATAACATTAAGAAAATGGatactgaaataaaaaaaaaaataactgaaaaaagaagaattttgaCGTCGAACTCCATCAGGGTCCCACTACAAATTATGGCAGAAGAGGCAGTAAATGCCTACAACAGCAGTCATCCGGATAGTCCGCCAATATCCATCACACAGGAATTGTTGCGGACTTTGTCTACTAAGTTTTGGGAtaag GAAAGTCAGGCACAAAGTTCTAGTAAAGCGATTCACGAAATGGAACGCGTGAATATTGATAGTCTTACCGTTCCCCACGTGGAGTCCATTTTGAAGTTAAGTGCAGAAAAGGGAAAGTTAATGg aattggaaagagaaaaatttgccAATTCATCCAACGCAGCATCCAGTcaacaaaggggaaaaaaagaaaattag